From a region of the Primulina eburnea isolate SZY01 chromosome 7, ASM2296580v1, whole genome shotgun sequence genome:
- the LOC140835783 gene encoding uncharacterized protein: protein MIASRDPDTLPSYIETNPKEQVMTITLRNGKELEQEGKEKEEPREGAADTSMGKSSNSTPAPTTQSRIVIPPPFPASLKNGKIDAQFGKLLEVFKKLHINIPFADALMKMPSYDKFLNDILANKRKKLGLGEPKPTRMSLQLADISVKYPRGVIEDVLVKVDKFIFLADFVVLDMKEDMVMPLILGKPFLATVKALIDVQEGKLRLRVGEEEITFDVYNALKHTRHTDYCFKIDALDSLVNNFVQDAVKDPLRATLMTELKEDELDDKKI from the exons ATGATTGCCAGTAGAGATCCGGACACCTTGCCAAGCTACATTgaaactaatccaaaagagcaagtgatgACCATAACATTGAGGAATGGAAAGGAACTTGAACAAGAGGGGAAGGAAAAAGAGGAGCCAAGAGAGGGAGCAGCTGACACGTCCAtgggtaagtcttctaactctacacccGCACCCACTACACAATCCAGaattgttatccctccaccttttccAGCATCATTGAAAAATGGGAAAATAGATGCGCAATTCGGTAAGCTCCTAGAAGTATTCAAGAAATTGCACATTAATATTCcctttgctgatgctttgatgAAAATGCCTAGCTATGATAAATTTCTGAACGACATCTTAGCAAATAAGAGGAA GAAACTCGGATTAGGAGAGCCTAAGCCAAcaaggatgtccttgcaactagcAGACATATCTGTCAAATATCCGCGAGGAGTCATAGAGGACGTGTTGGTAAAGGtggacaaatttatatttcttgCAGATTTTGTGGTGCTAGACATGAAGGAGGATATGGTGATGCCTTTAATTCTGGGGAAACCGTTTCTTGCAACTGTCAAGGCTctgattgatgtgcaagaagggaagttgagactAAGAGTGGGGGAGGAAGAAATTACTTTTGATGTCTATAATGCTCTTAAGCACACACGCCACACTGATTACTGTTTTAAAATCGATGCTTTGGATTCACTTGTGAACAATTTTGTGCAGGATGCTGTAAAAGATCCATTAAGAGCCACCCTCATGACTGAATTGAAGGAGGATGAGCTagatgataaaaaaatttga